The genomic interval TGTCAAAACACTGCCCTAAGTAAGCAACAGACATTGCAGAACATTCGATGTGCCATCCTGGCCTTCCCTTCCCAAGCTCTGTTTCCCAGTACATATCACCATCTTCTTTACTGTACGCTTTCCACAGAGCAAAATCATGGGCATTGTCCTTATCATACTCGTCATGCGAAATCCGTACACCTTTTTTTTGTTTATCAACCTTGATTTTTGATAACTTCCCATAATTTTTAAATTTTGCAATAGCATAGTAGACACTGCCATCATCTCCCTTGTAGGCAAGCCCTTTGGTAAGAAGTGTTTTAATCATAGCGACCATCTCCTCAATATGGTGGGTTGCTCGTGGAAAATGATGGGCACGTAACAGAGCAAGTTTATCAATATCTTCAAAGAACGCTTGGGTATATTTTTCAGTAAATGCTTTAAGCGTCATCTTTTCTTGTTGTGCATTGCGGATGGTCTTATCATCAACGTCAGTAATATTCATAACGTGCGTAACCGTATAACCACTATAGGCAAGATATCTGCGTAAAATATCTGAGCAGACATAGGCACGGAAGTTACCAATATGAGCATAATTATAAACCGTTGGTCCACAGGTGTATAAGCCTACCTTACCTTTGTGCAATGGCTTAAAGAGCTGTTTTGACCGTGTTAAGGTATTGTAAAACTGTAATCCCATCAATCTCATCCTCTCCTTCTTCTGCTGTTTTCTTTGCCGCCTTCACTATGCCTCTCTCTCAACCCCTTCATCTTTGCCATTTTCTTCATCATCATCACTGGCATCATTGTTCGTGATCTCTTCGTTATCTGCTTTATCTTCTTTCAAAGTCCCTTTAGTTACTGAAGTCTGGTAGACTCCAATCGGATCTCCAATGGTAATAGCATGCTGCAACAATTTTCCAATCTTATTTGTTTTTTTAATCTGAAGGACACCTGCATTACCTACTTTTGCCGTCAACAGATAATCACCACCAACATAAATGTCGATATCATGATGCTGCATCTTTGGGCCAAACATAAACTGGACTCCTTTCTTCGTAATCTTTGTGTTGAACTGCAATTGTTCCTTTCCTGTTACTCGTTCTTGCTGTAATTCTTGGACATCAATATGGATGCCTAATTTCTTCTCAATCTCTGTTATGGTTCTTCCTTGTTTTCCGATAATTGTAGCAATGTCACGCTGAGGGACATAGATAATGCATTTATGGTCGCTCTTCATCTCAACAACAGGGTTAGTGGTATATTTCTTTAATTCCTGTTCAATCGATTGGCATGCAAGTTTTTGTGCTGGACTTATCTCTTGCTCAGTAATAGGAACAACAACCGTTTCTTCACCATAACTATAGAGTTCATATTCCGGCTTTTTCGTGAGAAAATCAGTAACAACCACAACAGGCCTGGCAAGGTCTGCTTCAGTCATACCTGCAGGAACTTTAACGGTCATGTTCAAACCCAGGGTCTTAAAAACCGTTCCGTTTTTAATGAAAATAACCGTATCAATCACTTGTGGTATGACCCCTAATTCAATCCTTCCGACAAAACGCTGGATAGCATCAATGGGATTGGTTGCATGGACAACACCGATCATACCAACACCCGCAAGCCTGAGATCAGCAAAGAGCTTAAAATCAGTTGTGTTTCTCATCTCATCAAAAACCGTATAATCCGGTCGAGAGAGGAGAAGGATATCATGGATCTCCTCAGGATCACCATGACTCATTGCATACTGGGTTATGGCATCAGGCAGAATAAGATCTCTGGGTGCTTCAACAGTTTTCACAATTTTCTGTTGTGCTGCATAAAACTCAGCGAGTGCTTGAGCAAAGGTACTTTTTCCCATACCTGGAGCACCGGCAATAAGAATGCCCTCAGCCTGCTCAATAATTCGCTTGGCTAACGTAGGGTTCAGCTGATACTCGTCCATGGTCATTCTCTTTACTGGCCGTACCGCAGTAATCTCCCAGCCATCAGAAAAGGGTGGCTTGGTAATGACAATACGAAAACTACCAAGCTGGACAATAGTTGATCCAGGCCGTTCAATTTCAATAAAACCATCCCTTCGAAGTTTTGCCTCTTCAATAATCTCCCGAGAAATATCTTGAATCTGTTCTTGGGAGAGTAATGTCTGCTGAATAGCCACAAACTGCCAGGATCCAGGGACACCTTTTTTTGCATATGGCAACACGTTTTCCTTAAGATGAACAGACATAGTCTGTAGATCAAAAAATTCCTCTAACTGTAATTTTTTCGTTTCTGCTGAGGGTGGAATATAGAGAACCTTCATTCCTTTTGCTTCTGCAACACGAGCTTGGATCTTATCTGCGGTAAGAAGGGTTGCATCCTCATCATACGCCAGATCCCTGATAAGCGCATCAATCTCACCAAGTAATGCCTGTCTGATCTCATAGGAGGTAGGTCGTTTCCCATGAAAGGTTAGTGTTATTCCTTGTTGCTTGGAAAGAAGCGCTAATCGCTTGATTTCGTCAAGACCAAGAAAGCCTATGGCTTTGTCAAGATTTGCCTGATGTTCAAGCTCGGCAAGTGCTGCTTCGTGAATGAGAATGGTGCTTACGATTAATTCTTTTTGCTGGAGCTTTTTCGAGAGAATGCCGTCAATTAAAACAGAGGTATCTGGCACAATCTTTTCTAAGGATAATTCTTTTCTCGATTCGGATTTTGATTCAGATTGTTTTTTCCGATTCATTGTCGTTTCCTCCGTAAGATTA from Candidatus Woesearchaeota archaeon carries:
- the tadA gene encoding Flp pilus assembly complex ATPase component TadA produces the protein MNRKKQSESKSESRKELSLEKIVPDTSVLIDGILSKKLQQKELIVSTILIHEAALAELEHQANLDKAIGFLGLDEIKRLALLSKQQGITLTFHGKRPTSYEIRQALLGEIDALIRDLAYDEDATLLTADKIQARVAEAKGMKVLYIPPSAETKKLQLEEFFDLQTMSVHLKENVLPYAKKGVPGSWQFVAIQQTLLSQEQIQDISREIIEEAKLRRDGFIEIERPGSTIVQLGSFRIVITKPPFSDGWEITAVRPVKRMTMDEYQLNPTLAKRIIEQAEGILIAGAPGMGKSTFAQALAEFYAAQQKIVKTVEAPRDLILPDAITQYAMSHGDPEEIHDILLLSRPDYTVFDEMRNTTDFKLFADLRLAGVGMIGVVHATNPIDAIQRFVGRIELGVIPQVIDTVIFIKNGTVFKTLGLNMTVKVPAGMTEADLARPVVVVTDFLTKKPEYELYSYGEETVVVPITEQEISPAQKLACQSIEQELKKYTTNPVVEMKSDHKCIIYVPQRDIATIIGKQGRTITEIEKKLGIHIDVQELQQERVTGKEQLQFNTKITKKGVQFMFGPKMQHHDIDIYVGGDYLLTAKVGNAGVLQIKKTNKIGKLLQHAITIGDPIGVYQTSVTKGTLKEDKADNEEITNNDASDDDEENGKDEGVEREA